The Clostridiaceae bacterium genome includes a window with the following:
- the mscL gene encoding large-conductance mechanosensitive channel protein MscL has product MFKEFKEFAIKGNVIDMAVGIIIGSAFGKIVTSLVNDIIMPVFGFVSGKIDLTNLKHVIRHEDAEKSITELSIKYGQFLQNVIDFLIISFSIFLIIKLLNKVRNMKKEEPVPVRPAEPSKEEELLKEIRDILKNNYSK; this is encoded by the coding sequence ATGTTTAAGGAATTTAAAGAGTTTGCAATAAAAGGCAACGTTATTGACATGGCAGTAGGTATAATCATAGGAAGTGCTTTCGGAAAAATAGTCACCTCTCTTGTTAATGATATTATAATGCCTGTTTTCGGATTTGTTTCAGGCAAAATAGACCTTACAAACCTTAAGCATGTAATAAGGCACGAAGATGCTGAAAAATCAATAACTGAACTGTCTATAAAATATGGCCAGTTTCTTCAGAATGTTATAGACTTTTTAATTATTTCATTTTCTATTTTTCTCATAATAAAGCTATTAAATAAAGTGCGCAACATGAAAAAAGAGGAGCCGGTGCCGGTAAGACCTGCCGAGCCTTCAAAAGAAGAAGAGCTTCTAAAAGAAATCAGAGATATACTTAAAAACAATTATAGTAAATAG
- a CDS encoding MarR family transcriptional regulator — MSHNDLRLECHSELMKLAWKIIRKSRQNLSELGFTWGQYNIMKNIMPGESITLSELSSRALKENSNVTPLVDYLEEKGIIMRANDPQDRRITRVRLTENGKNIREMAISSHQEFIKEVFKYVPYEDMERFLEIIKVFQTYIMP, encoded by the coding sequence ATGAGTCATAATGATCTGAGACTGGAGTGTCATAGCGAACTTATGAAACTAGCCTGGAAAATTATCAGGAAATCACGCCAGAACTTAAGTGAATTGGGTTTTACATGGGGCCAATATAACATAATGAAGAACATTATGCCAGGTGAGAGTATTACATTATCTGAATTAAGTTCCCGGGCTCTCAAAGAAAACAGTAATGTTACACCTCTGGTAGACTATCTTGAGGAAAAAGGAATAATAATGAGGGCAAACGATCCTCAAGATAGGAGGATAACCAGAGTTAGACTTACAGAAAACGGAAAAAATATCCGCGAGATGGCAATTTCAAGTCACCAGGAATTTATAAAAGAAGTATTTAAATATGTACCATATGAAGATATGGAGAGATTTTTAGAAATTATCAAAGTTTTTCAAACTTATATAATGCCGTGA
- a CDS encoding ABC transporter ATP-binding protein has product MTDKERKKSSGMFFSSFIKTNKWRYLSGIILLIGVNILQLMLPRITGNAVNSMVYSGGNQNMLTYSGIIIAIALLAFVLQYLSRIQLIGASNLFDFILRNKMFMHLTLLPQRFFDKNGVGDLMALLVNDVRAVRMALGRGIIITINTIVLSTASVIIMSKTMSLKMALFLLAPFPLLILIILKTGVVINKRFKKVQESFAALTRKVQENISGIRIIKAFVQEEAEISNFSKLNNENYRINMNLVKVQSAFSPFIQLILNLSYLAVLYYGGLMTIEGTITIGDFVAFNSYIAIILRPVRNIGALVSIIQRARASYSRISELLSEKTIDEQECLHNNQNKGDQQNITTGLKGKIEFRNLSYRYNNGGQEVLKNINLTIEPGKTLGIVGRIGSGKTTLVNLLLKLYEVEERGKLFIDGKDIKDIPHKVVRDSIGYVPQDNVLFSRKIKDNIAFSPKKSSIKEIEKAAKISKIYDDIMDTHDKFDTILGERGINISGGQKQRISIARALIKDPSILILDDCLSAVDTNTEKEIMKNLKSIMKGRTCIIIAHRISAVMDADEIIVLEKGKIAERGTHEELIDKMGIYYKMYLRQLLEEKVINL; this is encoded by the coding sequence TTGACAGATAAAGAAAGAAAAAAGAGCAGCGGAATGTTCTTCAGTTCCTTCATTAAGACAAATAAATGGAGATATTTAAGCGGCATAATACTTTTAATTGGAGTTAACATATTACAGCTTATGCTTCCGCGCATTACAGGAAATGCAGTGAACAGTATGGTTTACAGCGGCGGAAACCAGAACATGTTAACTTATTCTGGGATAATAATTGCTATCGCCTTACTGGCATTTGTACTGCAATACCTCTCAAGAATACAGCTGATAGGAGCTTCAAACCTGTTTGATTTCATCCTTAGAAATAAAATGTTCATGCATCTCACATTATTACCTCAGAGGTTTTTTGATAAAAATGGTGTCGGAGATCTCATGGCTTTACTTGTTAATGATGTAAGAGCCGTAAGAATGGCTTTGGGAAGAGGAATAATAATTACTATCAATACTATAGTACTCTCAACTGCAAGTGTCATAATTATGAGCAAAACCATGAGTTTAAAAATGGCATTATTTTTACTGGCTCCTTTTCCATTACTGATATTAATAATTTTAAAAACAGGTGTAGTAATCAACAAGAGATTTAAAAAGGTACAGGAGTCTTTTGCAGCACTTACACGAAAAGTCCAGGAAAATATATCAGGTATAAGGATTATAAAGGCTTTTGTACAGGAAGAGGCTGAAATATCTAACTTTAGCAAGCTGAACAATGAGAATTACAGAATAAATATGAATCTGGTAAAAGTGCAAAGTGCATTTTCACCATTTATACAGCTGATACTTAACCTGTCGTATCTGGCAGTCCTCTATTATGGAGGGCTTATGACCATTGAAGGAACAATTACCATAGGAGACTTCGTGGCATTTAATAGCTATATTGCAATCATCTTAAGGCCGGTAAGAAATATAGGGGCTTTAGTGTCTATTATACAGAGGGCAAGAGCTTCTTACAGCAGGATAAGTGAACTTCTCAGTGAAAAAACCATTGATGAGCAGGAATGTTTACATAATAACCAAAACAAGGGAGATCAGCAGAATATAACTACAGGATTGAAAGGAAAGATAGAGTTCAGAAACCTAAGTTACAGATATAATAATGGAGGACAGGAAGTATTAAAAAATATAAATCTCACAATTGAACCGGGAAAAACCTTGGGAATAGTTGGAAGAATTGGATCGGGAAAAACTACACTTGTAAATCTACTGCTAAAACTTTATGAAGTTGAAGAGAGGGGAAAGCTATTTATAGACGGTAAAGATATTAAGGATATACCTCACAAGGTAGTCAGGGACAGTATAGGTTATGTACCCCAGGATAACGTGTTGTTTTCCCGGAAAATAAAAGACAATATAGCTTTTTCCCCCAAGAAATCAAGCATAAAGGAGATAGAAAAGGCTGCCAAGATAAGTAAAATATATGATGATATAATGGACACCCATGACAAGTTTGATACCATTCTTGGAGAACGTGGAATAAATATATCCGGAGGCCAGAAACAGAGGATTTCTATAGCCAGGGCACTAATCAAGGATCCATCTATACTGATATTAGATGATTGTTTGTCTGCTGTTGATACCAATACAGAAAAAGAAATAATGAAGAATTTAAAAAGTATAATGAAGGGACGCACCTGCATTATTATTGCTCATAGAATATCTGCCGTAATGGATGCAGATGAAATCATAGTACTTGAAAAAGGAAAAATTGCTGAGAGAGGAACTCATGAGGAACTTATTGATAAAATGGGAATCTACTATAAAATGTACCTGAGGCAACTTCTGGAAGAAAAAGTGATTAATTTATAG
- a CDS encoding ABC transporter ATP-binding protein, producing MPGKDTIFNLMKYAFPYWHLFLLSLLLILAISASNLMRPYLIKVAIDDYIHKAAEGTVSVEAAKNGVKTISIFFGILVIFEFVFSFAQTYILHTAGNKIILKMREKIFSHIQKLPITFFDKNTVGRIVTRVINDVDAINEMYTNVLISFIQDIFIMAGIVFAMFKMNKKLTLISLTLVPVMAVVTIKFRKKAREIFDVIRTKLALINAFLSEHISGMKIIQVFNMQEITQKEFEDINKEYYVANDRQVMLFGIFRPAIDFITSFILAVLLWYGGRNILKGQLEIGTLYAFINYINRFFQPIMDLTDQINTLQSSLVSSERIERLLEEKPESEPGINFEGNINFMDSQNFEENKKKEYKFNTNKASGMIEFKNVWFAYSGEDWVLKDISFKIEPGETVAFVGATGAGKTSIINLLCGFYENQKGEILIDGINIKNLRKKELRKNIGLVLQDVFLFSGDIKTNIGLFDNEVSFSRIKKSAEYLGADDFINKLPEGYDSPVNERGTTLSSGQRQLLSFARALARDPAILLMDEATSNIDTESEILIQESLSKLMEGRTNIAIAHRLSTIQKADKIFVIHKGEIRESGTHQELLDKEGIYYNLYKLQYQT from the coding sequence ATGCCGGGAAAGGACACAATATTCAATTTAATGAAATATGCATTCCCATATTGGCATCTTTTTCTATTATCACTGCTGTTAATCTTGGCTATATCTGCATCAAATCTTATGCGTCCTTATCTTATAAAAGTAGCCATTGATGATTATATACATAAAGCTGCCGAGGGAACAGTCAGTGTTGAGGCAGCTAAAAATGGCGTGAAAACTATAAGCATTTTTTTTGGAATACTGGTGATATTTGAATTTGTATTCAGCTTTGCTCAGACATATATATTACATACAGCAGGAAACAAGATCATATTAAAAATGAGGGAAAAGATTTTCAGCCATATTCAGAAACTGCCCATCACCTTCTTTGATAAGAATACCGTGGGAAGGATAGTAACAAGAGTCATCAATGATGTAGACGCTATTAATGAAATGTATACTAATGTTCTTATTAGTTTTATTCAAGATATATTTATTATGGCAGGAATAGTTTTTGCAATGTTTAAGATGAATAAAAAGCTTACTTTGATAAGTCTTACCCTTGTGCCTGTGATGGCAGTGGTTACCATAAAATTTAGGAAAAAGGCCAGGGAAATATTCGATGTAATCAGAACAAAGCTGGCTTTAATAAATGCATTTCTTTCAGAACATATATCAGGCATGAAAATAATACAGGTTTTTAATATGCAGGAAATAACACAAAAAGAATTTGAGGATATAAATAAAGAATACTATGTTGCCAATGACAGGCAGGTTATGCTGTTTGGCATATTCAGGCCTGCCATTGATTTTATTACATCGTTTATTTTGGCAGTTCTTCTGTGGTACGGGGGCAGAAATATTTTGAAAGGGCAACTTGAAATAGGCACTCTATATGCCTTTATTAATTACATTAACCGTTTTTTTCAGCCGATAATGGATCTGACGGATCAAATCAACACTCTCCAGTCTTCTCTGGTATCTTCTGAAAGGATTGAAAGGCTTCTTGAGGAAAAACCAGAATCGGAGCCCGGGATAAATTTTGAGGGTAATATAAATTTTATGGATAGCCAAAATTTTGAGGAAAATAAGAAGAAGGAATATAAATTCAATACTAATAAAGCTTCCGGAATGATCGAGTTTAAAAATGTATGGTTTGCTTATTCCGGTGAGGACTGGGTTTTAAAAGATATATCCTTTAAAATTGAACCAGGTGAAACAGTTGCTTTTGTTGGAGCCACCGGAGCAGGAAAGACAAGTATAATCAACCTTCTTTGCGGTTTTTATGAAAACCAGAAAGGAGAAATACTCATAGATGGCATAAACATAAAAAACCTGAGAAAGAAAGAACTGAGAAAGAATATTGGTTTGGTTTTACAGGATGTTTTTCTTTTTTCCGGCGACATTAAAACTAACATAGGGTTATTTGATAATGAGGTGTCTTTCAGTCGGATAAAAAAGTCGGCAGAGTATCTGGGTGCTGATGATTTTATAAATAAACTGCCTGAAGGATATGACAGCCCGGTAAATGAGAGAGGAACAACTTTATCATCAGGACAGCGGCAGCTATTGTCATTTGCAAGAGCTTTAGCCAGAGATCCTGCGATACTTCTCATGGATGAAGCTACATCCAATATCGATACAGAAAGTGAGATTCTCATACAGGAGTCATTGAGCAAGCTGATGGAGGGAAGAACAAACATTGCAATAGCTCACAGGCTTTCAACAATACAGAAAGCTGATAAGATATTTGTAATACATAAAGGAGAAATCAGGGAATCCGGAACACATCAGGAATTGCTTGATAAAGAAGGTATATATTATAATTTATATAAGCTTCAGTATCAAACTTAA
- a CDS encoding inositol monophosphatase — MNMSSIRNEVERAVKEAGRIILETELDEKLIEKKGSKNFVTHVDLEVQKVLSRSLKEIIPECSFLREESVSDTLNTNKPTWIIDPVDGTTNLMRDYKWSAISVALFVEGKPFVGVVYNPYLNEMFSAQAGEGTYLNNKKVKVTTRSRFEECLIAFGTTPYDRTQAHRTFELAEKIFVDCLEIRRGGAASIDLAYVACGRLDGFFEMGLQPWDYAAGLLLIQEAGGKITNWENNNLYNLQPSSILATNGLIHEHMLSYIRKYSLRKDNKGNNFKI; from the coding sequence TTGAATATGAGTAGCATAAGAAATGAAGTAGAAAGGGCTGTTAAAGAGGCAGGCAGAATAATCCTGGAAACAGAACTGGATGAAAAGTTAATTGAAAAAAAAGGCTCAAAAAACTTTGTAACTCATGTAGACCTGGAGGTACAAAAGGTACTTAGCAGAAGTCTGAAAGAAATAATTCCTGAATGCAGTTTCTTAAGAGAAGAATCTGTAAGTGATACTTTGAATACAAATAAACCTACGTGGATTATTGATCCAGTGGATGGCACGACTAATCTAATGAGAGATTATAAATGGTCGGCAATCTCCGTTGCTTTATTTGTTGAAGGAAAGCCTTTTGTAGGAGTAGTATATAATCCATACTTAAATGAAATGTTTTCGGCTCAGGCTGGAGAAGGTACATACTTGAATAACAAGAAGGTGAAAGTTACGACACGGAGCCGTTTTGAGGAATGTCTTATTGCTTTTGGAACCACTCCCTATGACAGGACTCAGGCTCATCGTACATTTGAATTAGCCGAAAAAATATTTGTGGATTGCCTGGAGATTAGACGTGGTGGTGCGGCATCAATTGATCTTGCCTATGTGGCGTGTGGCAGACTGGATGGATTTTTTGAGATGGGACTTCAACCCTGGGATTATGCAGCAGGACTGTTGTTAATCCAGGAAGCTGGTGGAAAGATTACTAATTGGGAAAATAATAACTTATATAATTTACAACCAAGCAGTATCCTAGCTACCAACGGACTTATTCATGAGCATATGCTCAGCTACATTAGGAAATACTCATTAAGAAAAGATAATAAAGGGAATAATTTTAAAATATAA
- the amrA gene encoding AmmeMemoRadiSam system protein A, which yields MGGIAAAYVFPHPPLAVPGVGKGSEKGAQKTIDAMVRAAESIRKDNPDTIIVTTPHGPVFQDFIYINTSKRLAGDLSRFGDRNTRLEFENNLDLVQRIINRAQKEGLPAGGLDDSIARKFHISGELDHGVLVPLYFVSNVLKNVKLVQISIAGLPFEELYKFGICIGKAAEETEGKTVFIASGDLSHRLSKDSPYEYSPKGREFDNLVVEAFKNLDVEKLLTLKESFCEEAGECGLRSFLMMFGALDGYELKSEVYSYEGPFGVGYSVASFNVLGKNDSDSVLKRVREKYFHEIEKIREAEDFRVRLARLALEEYVRNKKVIKIPDWIPDELLNEKAGVFVSIKKQGQLRGCIGTIAPTRKNIAEEIIYNAISSGTRDGRFYPVEEEELDKLIYSVDILKEPEPIRSIDELDVKKYGVIVRSGYRTGLLLPNLEGINTPEEQVEIALKKAGIKPHEKFDMERFEVVRYK from the coding sequence ATGGGTGGAATAGCGGCTGCTTATGTTTTTCCTCATCCTCCTCTGGCAGTACCCGGAGTAGGAAAGGGAAGTGAGAAAGGTGCTCAAAAAACAATAGATGCAATGGTAAGAGCTGCTGAATCTATTAGAAAAGACAACCCGGATACAATTATTGTCACTACACCTCATGGGCCTGTATTCCAGGACTTCATATATATAAACACTTCAAAAAGATTAGCTGGTGATTTGAGCAGGTTCGGAGACAGGAATACAAGGTTGGAATTTGAAAACAACCTGGATCTGGTACAGAGAATTATAAACCGCGCTCAGAAAGAAGGCTTACCTGCAGGGGGTCTGGATGACAGCATTGCCAGGAAATTTCATATTTCTGGAGAATTAGACCACGGAGTATTAGTTCCTTTGTATTTTGTAAGCAATGTACTAAAAAATGTGAAGCTGGTGCAAATATCTATTGCAGGCCTTCCTTTTGAAGAACTCTATAAATTCGGAATATGTATAGGAAAAGCTGCGGAGGAAACAGAGGGGAAAACAGTATTTATTGCCAGTGGTGATCTTTCTCACCGCCTGTCAAAGGATTCTCCTTATGAATACAGCCCTAAGGGAAGGGAATTTGATAATCTGGTTGTAGAAGCTTTTAAAAATCTGGATGTGGAAAAACTATTAACTTTAAAAGAAAGTTTTTGTGAAGAAGCAGGAGAATGTGGCTTAAGGTCTTTTCTTATGATGTTTGGAGCCCTGGATGGATACGAATTAAAATCTGAAGTTTATTCTTATGAAGGACCATTTGGAGTAGGATATTCAGTGGCAAGCTTCAATGTATTGGGGAAAAATGATTCGGATAGTGTTTTAAAAAGAGTGAGAGAGAAGTATTTCCATGAAATTGAGAAAATCCGGGAAGCGGAGGATTTCCGGGTACGACTGGCAAGATTAGCTCTTGAAGAATATGTGAGGAACAAAAAGGTTATAAAAATACCTGATTGGATTCCAGATGAATTGTTAAATGAAAAAGCAGGTGTGTTTGTATCTATAAAGAAGCAGGGACAGTTAAGAGGATGCATAGGCACAATTGCTCCTACGAGAAAAAATATAGCTGAAGAAATTATTTACAACGCCATAAGTTCCGGAACCCGTGACGGGAGATTTTATCCGGTTGAAGAGGAAGAACTGGACAAACTGATATACTCGGTTGACATTTTAAAGGAACCGGAACCAATCAGATCCATAGATGAACTGGATGTTAAAAAATATGGAGTTATTGTGAGATCCGGCTATAGGACGGGACTCCTGTTGCCGAATTTAGAAGGCATAAACACTCCTGAGGAGCAGGTTGAAATAGCTCTTAAAAAAGCGGGTATAAAGCCTCACGAAAAATTTGATATGGAGAGGTTTGAAGTTGTAAGATATAAATAA
- the amrS gene encoding AmmeMemoRadiSam system radical SAM enzyme: MNENFYLGADTINTGYKEARYFEKAGESSVRCFLCPHNCLIKPGAVGICQVRKNIDGILYSLNYGKIASIALDPIEKKPLKMYRQGSMILSAGTFGCNLKCSFCQNWSISQVEPDTVFVPPEVLVEKAEESTKYGNIGIAYTYNEPSIWFEYVLETSKLAKENGLDNVLVTNGFIEKEPLKELIPYIDALNIDVKSFSEDFYKKICKGRLLNVKEIVELAAENCHVEITTLVIPDLNDSLEEIAELSKWISSISNKIPLHLTRFFPNYNMRDINPTPRETILKAKSIASEYLLYVFAGNM, translated from the coding sequence ATGAATGAAAATTTTTATCTGGGAGCTGATACTATCAATACAGGATATAAGGAAGCCAGATATTTTGAAAAAGCTGGCGAAAGCAGTGTGCGCTGTTTTCTTTGTCCTCATAATTGCTTAATTAAACCTGGAGCTGTTGGTATTTGTCAAGTTCGAAAGAATATTGACGGTATACTTTACTCATTGAATTACGGCAAGATTGCTTCAATAGCGCTGGATCCTATTGAAAAAAAGCCTCTGAAAATGTACAGGCAAGGATCCATGATATTATCGGCAGGAACCTTCGGCTGTAATCTGAAGTGTTCATTTTGTCAGAATTGGAGTATATCCCAGGTAGAACCCGACACTGTTTTTGTTCCACCAGAGGTTTTAGTAGAAAAAGCAGAAGAAAGTACAAAATATGGCAATATTGGAATAGCATATACTTATAATGAGCCTTCCATATGGTTTGAATATGTTCTTGAAACATCAAAACTGGCCAAAGAAAACGGACTTGACAATGTTCTTGTAACAAACGGATTTATAGAAAAAGAGCCATTAAAGGAACTGATTCCTTATATTGATGCTTTGAATATTGATGTTAAGTCCTTTTCCGAGGATTTTTACAAGAAAATTTGTAAGGGCAGGCTTTTAAATGTAAAGGAAATTGTGGAACTGGCAGCAGAAAATTGCCACGTGGAAATCACTACTCTTGTTATACCAGATTTAAATGATTCTCTTGAAGAGATTGCTGAGCTTTCTAAATGGATTTCCTCAATTTCAAATAAAATACCGCTCCATTTAACGAGATTTTTTCCGAATTATAATATGAGGGATATAAATCCTACTCCAAGAGAAACCATACTAAAAGCAAAATCAATAGCTTCAGAATATCTTTTATATGTATTTGCAGGCAATATGTAG
- a CDS encoding DUF218 domain-containing protein, which produces MSVFASIVIINKYIKSSVEHRIITVDEAASIDADCILVLGAGVWDGGRPSHMLEDRLLQGIELYKRGASDRLLMSGDHGRKEYDEVNVMKKFAIERGIPSQHIFMDHAGFSTYESIYRARDIFLANKIIIVTQKYHLYRALYTAEKLGLDAYGVASDPRQYIGQEIRELRELLARVKDFFYVIIKPEPTFLGETIPVSGNGDLTND; this is translated from the coding sequence ATGTCAGTGTTTGCATCAATAGTAATTATAAATAAATATATTAAATCATCAGTTGAACATAGAATCATTACTGTAGATGAAGCGGCTTCTATTGATGCTGATTGCATTCTTGTTCTTGGAGCAGGCGTTTGGGATGGAGGAAGACCTAGTCATATGCTTGAGGACAGGCTGCTTCAAGGTATTGAATTATATAAAAGAGGAGCTTCTGATAGGTTGCTGATGAGTGGTGACCATGGCCGCAAGGAATATGATGAAGTCAATGTTATGAAAAAATTTGCTATTGAAAGAGGAATACCTTCACAACACATTTTTATGGATCACGCTGGTTTTTCCACCTATGAAAGCATTTATCGTGCAAGAGATATTTTTCTGGCGAATAAGATAATTATAGTAACACAGAAATATCATTTATACCGGGCTCTGTATACTGCCGAAAAACTAGGCCTTGATGCCTACGGCGTAGCCTCTGATCCACGGCAATATATCGGGCAGGAAATAAGAGAGTTAAGAGAATTACTTGCGAGAGTAAAGGATTTCTTTTATGTGATTATAAAACCAGAACCTACCTTTCTTGGTGAAACAATACCTGTAAGCGGGAACGGTGATCTTACAAACGATTAG
- a CDS encoding LysM peptidoglycan-binding domain-containing protein, translated as MFLTNRKKASAFIIAILLFLTLSFPAYAGSYTVVKNDSLYLISQTFNTSVATIKNTNNLTSDIIYPGQKLKVPATDYTVKSGDTLYLIAKRAGISLWSLRKANNKWDDMIYVGQKLIIPEVNGGNTSSTNSSTQTGYTGNAVIPYSSYELDLLARLITAEAVSEPYLAQVAVGAVVVNRVKDPRFPNTITSVIYQKDSKFYQFTPVENGWINKPATDTARKAALEALNGHDPTKGAIYYFDDSATNKWLWSRPIALRSGKMVYTY; from the coding sequence ATGTTTCTTACTAATAGGAAAAAGGCATCAGCCTTTATTATTGCCATATTATTATTTTTAACGCTGTCTTTCCCAGCGTATGCGGGCTCTTACACTGTGGTGAAGAATGATTCTCTTTATTTAATAAGTCAAACATTCAACACCAGTGTAGCTACAATCAAAAATACCAATAACCTTACAAGTGATATAATCTACCCGGGCCAGAAACTGAAAGTCCCTGCTACAGATTATACTGTTAAAAGCGGAGACACTCTGTACCTTATTGCAAAAAGGGCTGGTATCTCTCTCTGGTCACTGAGAAAAGCAAATAACAAGTGGGATGATATGATTTATGTTGGACAAAAACTGATTATACCGGAAGTAAACGGAGGAAATACCTCAAGCACAAATAGCAGCACGCAAACCGGTTACACTGGCAATGCCGTTATTCCTTATTCTTCATATGAATTGGATTTACTTGCAAGGTTAATAACTGCAGAAGCAGTCAGTGAACCTTACCTGGCTCAGGTAGCAGTTGGCGCGGTTGTAGTAAACAGAGTGAAGGATCCGCGTTTCCCAAACACCATTACCAGTGTCATTTATCAGAAGGATAGTAAATTCTATCAGTTTACACCTGTTGAAAACGGCTGGATAAACAAACCCGCAACAGATACAGCAAGAAAAGCAGCGCTTGAAGCTTTAAACGGTCATGACCCTACTAAAGGTGCAATATATTACTTTGATGACAGTGCAACAAACAAATGGCTTTGGTCAAGACCTATAGCATTAAGATCAGGCAAAATGGTTTACACTTATTAA
- a CDS encoding xanthine permease gives MEKTQKVIGYLPDERPPIWQLLLYAIQQVIVMFPATVAVAIITGFHISTTIFASGFATLCFIFVTGRKIPLYYGSSFSYIAAIGSLMASESLAAYTLNEKISYAQFGIVMSGFVSIAAGLIINRFGKDSIEKVLPASITGPIAMVIGLTLAGTALKDASSIAIDTLGTVTVGESQVALAQNMAWIISLVTLISTILFSVYLKGVIGQLPLILGPIVGCIVAFIIKLATGIDLFRVLPDTAKSGIFALPIFTLPRPSWAAVAAIMPIAIATIPESTAHVYQLDIYVNDFAKKKGSSKVYNIADKLGLNLIGDGIGDIVSGFIGGPAGTNYGENISAMAITKVFSISVLIAASIIAMIISCFTPLVNAIYAIPTAVIGGLEIYLFGAIAAQGVAIMVEKKVDLFSSKVIATIATIMIIGLGGQYAFGGNIPFFGIEVPCIAGAAIFGIILNLILSIGNKKTAK, from the coding sequence ATGGAAAAAACTCAAAAAGTAATCGGCTATTTACCTGATGAACGACCACCAATATGGCAACTACTATTATATGCAATTCAGCAGGTTATTGTAATGTTCCCTGCAACAGTTGCTGTCGCAATTATAACAGGCTTTCATATTTCAACAACAATCTTTGCAAGTGGTTTTGCCACATTATGTTTTATCTTTGTTACAGGAAGAAAAATACCATTATATTACGGCTCGAGTTTTTCTTATATTGCAGCAATAGGAAGCTTGATGGCTTCAGAATCACTGGCAGCCTATACACTAAATGAAAAGATATCTTATGCACAATTCGGTATAGTCATGTCAGGTTTTGTATCAATAGCTGCAGGACTAATTATTAACCGTTTTGGAAAAGATTCAATTGAGAAAGTTCTTCCTGCGTCTATCACCGGCCCTATAGCAATGGTAATTGGACTTACCCTTGCAGGAACAGCTTTAAAAGATGCTTCTTCAATTGCAATTGACACTTTGGGTACGGTTACTGTTGGAGAATCCCAGGTAGCTTTAGCTCAAAATATGGCTTGGATAATATCCCTTGTTACTTTAATTTCAACTATATTATTTTCAGTATATTTAAAAGGCGTAATAGGGCAGCTTCCATTAATTTTAGGACCAATTGTTGGATGTATTGTTGCATTTATTATTAAACTTGCAACAGGAATTGATCTCTTTAGGGTTCTTCCCGATACCGCAAAAAGTGGGATTTTCGCACTTCCGATATTTACTTTACCCAGGCCATCCTGGGCAGCAGTTGCGGCCATCATGCCGATAGCAATTGCAACTATTCCAGAATCAACAGCTCATGTATACCAACTTGATATATATGTTAATGACTTTGCAAAGAAAAAAGGCTCAAGCAAAGTTTATAATATTGCGGACAAGCTGGGGCTTAACCTAATTGGTGATGGTATCGGAGACATAGTTTCAGGCTTTATTGGAGGACCTGCAGGTACAAACTATGGAGAAAATATCAGTGCTATGGCAATTACAAAAGTTTTCTCCATATCGGTTCTCATCGCAGCTTCAATTATTGCTATGATAATATCCTGCTTTACTCCCTTGGTAAATGCAATCTATGCAATACCGACAGCAGTTATAGGCGGCCTGGAAATATATTTGTTCGGTGCTATAGCAGCACAAGGTGTTGCAATTATGGTTGAGAAGAAAGTAGATTTGTTCAGTTCAAAAGTTATTGCGACTATTGCAACCATTATGATTATCGGTCTCGGCGGTCAGTATGCATTCGGAGGCAATATTCCTTTCTTCGGAATAGAAGTACCTTGTATTGCCGGAGCTGCAATATTTGGAATTATTCTCAACCTAATTTTGAGCATTGGAAATAAGAAGACAGCTAAATAG